ATTTGTTGGAATCAGGTTCGATCCATGAGATCCAATTGCCCGGAGAATCTTCCAGATTCGAGATCAGTCATCTGGATCATCACCACCATTTTCACTGTAAAGTTTGTGACCGTGTATTCGATGTGGAGATCTGTCCTTTCCCTATGGAAAATTTACCTAAGGGATTCACATTAGATTCTCATGAAATTATTTTATACGGCGTTTGTTCCGAATGTAATACCTCCTCCAAATGAATCAAAAAAAATTAAAATTTAAAATACTATATTTAAGCATTCTATTTATCGCATTATTCTCCTTTATTGATCGTATCGCGCTGGAGAATTTACTTTTTGGATTTCCGAACGAGTTAGAATGGGATACTTCTCCTTGGTTCAACTTTTTGGAAAAAAGAAGAAGGATCGAATTTTCCGAAAACGAAAAAGGTACACTGATCGTTGGAAGTAGTGTGGCTCTTTATTCTTCTCTTCCGGAAAGAATGAATGAGAGACTTAAAGACAAATCGATTCGTACGGAATTTTATTCTCATCCGGCTTTGACACCTTCCGATTTTTATTTTTATAAGGAAGATATAGCCTCTAAAAAGCCCAAACTTGTATTTTTCGTTTTAAATCCCGCGGATCTTCAATTGGATTTTCTGATCACGGAAAAAGAAAACGAAGCTAGACTTGCTCAATACAAACAAAATCTCCTCTACCAAGAAAAGTCCATCATTGACTTTCAGAATTTAGAATATTCTGAAAAAGCATTGGATGATGTTTCTGCAAAAACAAGACACCAAAATAGGATGATCTATCCTGCCCAATATCTAAGAGAGAAGTATCAGGATATTCTGAAAACTGGCAAATCCGCGGTTTTATCCCTTCTCTCCAGATCTTTGTTCCTAGTGATCCGATACCGCAGTTTTTTATATGATCCGATGGACGCATGGATAGAAAACCATCTCAGAAGTGGTAGATCCTACCATTATTACACCGGAATAATTCCGGAAGAAGGTATTTATCTAAGAGGATGGGCCAAACCTGAGTTTTCAATCGATTGTGAATTGAAAAATGGAGTTTTCGAACAGAGTGTATTCTTCCAAGAGAAGGATACCAATTTAAAAATTTGGGGAGAAGGTAAACCGATCCTATTCGATAAAACTTTTCCTAAATCCGGTTGGCATACGATCAAATTTACCGTTCCGGAAAAATCGGATAGAACCAAACTCAGAATTGCTTCCGATAAAAAGATCTCTTCTTTGCAAGTGGATTCCAGGATTTTCGGAACGGAAGAAATTTATGGGATCCGACTTTCTCAAAATTTCTGCAGAAACGAGATCAGAAAACATATCTCTTATATTCGAATTCCAGGTTTAGATGATTCTAGACTTTCTAAAATGGATGATGCCATTTATTCAAAGGACTATACGGAAAGGATCTATGGATATAAGGGAGAAAGTTCCAAAATGTCCAGGCTTGTCACTCTTAGAATGGCAAAGATCAAATTAGCTTCTTCTCCTAAATTTTTTATTTGGTCTGAATTGGAATATTTGAAAAAAGCAATCATGTATTTAGAATCACAAGGAATTCAAGTGCTCCTGGTAAATTCTCCTGAAAATCCTATAGAGAGAGAAGTATATGAAACCAGTCCTTGGTACAAAGGATATATCTCTTATTTGGAAAATTTAGGAAAAACTAAATATCATTTTAAAAATGCGATTCCCGATTTTGAAGATAAAAGATCCTTCTTAGATCCTCATCATTTGACCTACCAGGCTTCCGAAAAATCCTCAGATCTATACGCAGATTGGATCTTAGAAACATTAACGGAAAAGTAGAATGTCCGGATTCTTATCTAAGTTTTTACCGAGCGAAAGTCTAAAAGCGGAATGGATCAGTGTTTTAGGAAATCCTAAACTAGTTACTGCGTTCTTTATCCTACTGTACTCCTTCTCCTCTTTTTGTGTTTGGAAAAAATATTCCTGGAGTCCAAGCTCCCAAGTAAATTTCGGAAAAGAATTCGCGGACCAAAACAAAGAACAAACTCCTCCAGGTGCGATCGTATTTTTAGGAGAGGAGGGGAACCTGGGCGCAGGTTATGACGGGCAAATTTTCTATTATTATTCTAGGATGTTGTCCGGTTTTAGTTTAGATTGGCCAAACGGTTTCGAGACTAGCTTTCGTGCACCAAGGATAGGATATCCACTTTTAGTTTCCCCATTCGGCTGGTTCGGGATGAATGCAACCATCATCGGGATGTACATTCTGAATTTAGGAATCTTCTACCTTTCTTATCTTGCGATACGGGATTTATTGCCGGACTCTAAAAAATACCTAAGCGCATTCTATCTAGTTTCTCCATTCGCTTTGGGGAGTTATATCTTACTTGTATCCGACACAGTAATGATGGGCCTAAGTGTGCTTGCCTACTGGTCTTTTATCAGAAAAAGATTTTTAACCTTCTCCTTACTCGCCGGCCTTGCAATACTCACAAAAGAACAGGCAGTTTTTTTATTTTTCCCATTGGGACTGAGCACAGTATTCCAAAAGGATTTCAAAAAAAGTATTTGGGTGGCTTCTTCTTTGATCCTGCCAGCAGCCTGGAGTATCTATTTAAGGACCCAATTCCCGGATTGGACACCTGGAAGTCTGGGTCATTTTTTCGATCCATTCGGCGGACTTTTAGGATATTTCGGGGAACTCCAACAAGCTATAGTCTCAGGGGATCGAAATCTTATCCTTCTGATCAAAAAATTCTCCAGATTCCCTTTGGTACTTCTTCTTTTATCCGGAACCTACCTGCTATTTAAAGGCGATTGGAAGAAGGGACTGGTGTTTAGGTTCGGTTTTGGAATTCTTTTATTAACCGCCTATGCGGGAGGTTATATTCTCTATTGGGCCACCTACGAGAACGTTTCCAGAATGTTCACATTCAGCCTTCCTTTATTAATTTTTTGGGAAAAAGAAGATGATACCCTTCCGAGCGGAACCTATTGGGCCCTAACAGGTATCATTCTAGTTTCGTTTTTAATAAAATTGGCATTCATTTCCAAACCGTTACGTCACTTGGTCTGGTAATTCGGCTCCTATCCGAATCCGCGTTTTTTTGCAAACAAGTCTGTAAAAATTTTCTTAGACTTGATTCTTCTTATAAAAGAATTAGAATGGTCTTATTGTAGGTCCGCTGTTCAGAAATCCGCACGTGTCATTGTAATCAGATCGGTGAAATCCGAGCTTTGCTTCTCTTAGAAACCCTGCTATCCGCGATTTTACCATCATTCAAACCAATCCCGCTGTTCTTAAAGAGTGTTATGGTCTTATGGAAGGCGAATTGGTCTCCGTTTGCGAGTCGGAAGCTGCCTAAATTTTTTGTTCGAGGAAAGCATGCAGAATCGCAAACTCTTTGTAGGAAATCTTAATTACTCCGTTCGCCAACAGGAAATCAGTGACCTGTTCGCAAACTACGGAGAAGTAGCATACGCGAAAGTAATTGAAGGTAAAGGATTCGGATTCGTGGAAATGGCTAGCGAGGAGCAAGCCGAAAACGCGAAGAATAGTCTAAACGGAACCGAATTCAAAGGTAGAACTTTGAATATCGATATCGCAAAACCACAGACTTTCAACAAGCCAAGAAGACATTAAGATCTTTCTCGGGGAAGGAAACTTCCCCGAGTTTTCCTATCTATTCCCTTTCCCCATATTCCAAGAGAGAAGAATATGGATCTCCTTTCAGACCTAAAAGTTCCGCAAACGCCTCTTCGGTGTTTTTTCCTTCTTTCTTTTTTTCCAATACGGACAGTCTAAAAGTTTCACCTTTATCTTTCAGGATCTTCTCCTCTATAATCATATGCTGATAAGCGATTTGTTTCTTAGGAGAAAGACTCTGGGCCACGATCTCGACCTTTTCGGATCCTAAGCGGAATCTACAAATGATAGAAGGTATATTCCCCAAAACTTTTTCTGAAATTTGAAAACTTGGATAAGAAGAAAACGACTCTAAAACTTTAAGGATAGAAGGTCTTAACTCGCAGATAATATCAATGTCAGAGTGGGGAAGGTCCACTCCGATTGGAATGGAACCTACGAATTCAGGAGAGAATTCGGAAAGGATTTCTAGAACTTTACGATCTTTTAGAAGTGAAGTACAATCCGAAAATCGGTTTGTCATTCAGGTGAGGTAGGCGATTAAACGCCTACTTCTTCCTCTTCGTCCTCGTTTTCTTCTTCTACATTCAGAAGTTCTATAAGCTCTTTGTAAGCTCTTTCTTTTTCGACAACGCCTGTTTTCTTAATCGCTTTTTTGAGAACATCGTCCCATTTTTTCTGGGGAAGGATCACTTGCATTTCTTCCAAAACTTCCAGAATATTGATATCGTCTTTTGTATTAAAGATCTCAGTAGCGTCGTAACGGAATAATCCGGAAAGTTGATCGATAAAATCGCCGACTCCGTTTCCGCCTCCGCGTTTATCTAGGGCCTCTTGTTTTTTTTGCGCTTTGCGGAGATCTCTTTCTCGTCTCTCCAATTCGGTCCGTTTCATAAGAACCCTCTCTTATCGGCTATACCTGCCATATTTTCGAAACTAGCTCACGGGCAAAGAAAAAACCCTAAAGAATTCCGGTAGAAAAACTCAAGTAAGCTGCCGATCTGGCGGAAGTTTAGGTTTGATTCGTAAAAATCCCCTTTTAAAAACGAGGGAGTTCCATAGAACCACTCCAAACTTTCATTCCTATAGAATTAGACCGGGACTAAATGGAAATTCTTTCCTCAGGATCCTGGTTTTGGTCCTTTTTTGTACGAACGTTTGTAAAAAAAGAAGAAAGGAATCCCTTTTTAGCGAGAACCCATTGAGGACTTAGGGATCCTATATTCTTTTTGGATCCTTTGGTTAGCAGCGCTCAGGCTTTCTCTATCCAAAATAACATCAGTTCCATCATCTAATAAAATCGTAATGTACCTAGACTTGGATGATTTTACTTCATTAGAAATGTCTTGGATCGATTGAATAGGTTTGCCGTTTACTTGATCCACCAATCTTCCGGAAACTTCGTGATAACCCTGGTTGGATTCATCCGGAATTACTTGGGAAAGTAATACAAATTTACCTTCCTTTTTGTCGCCTGTGCTGAACTTATAATAATCGAAAGTGTATAAAAGTTTGCGATCTACTTTAGATCTCCAATCTTTTCCCCATTCTAGTAAATAACCTTCCGAAAGTTCTACGAATAGAAAACCGCCGTCGAAATAATATTCGGCTTTAGAACCAAGATTTCTATGAGGGATACGGATAGAAGAATAAGGAAATGGTTTTAAGGTAAGTTGGACTTCTTCTTCTTTTCCGGATCTGATGATCTTTATCGGGATTTGTTTTCCGATTTGGTAACCGAATTCATCTCCTATATGAGCGATATAAGATAGAACTTGTTTGCCGTATTTTTGATGATGGAAATATCCTTTTGAGTCTATCTTCTTACCGCCGAACTCAAGGATTACATCACCTATCTTTAATATTCCATCCGCAGAACTATCAGGCAAGATTTCAGCTACCAAGATCCCTTGGTCTTTTGTTTTAAGGGAATAATAATCCTTAGTGGCCTTGTCCATGATAGGTCTATAACGGAAACCTTTAAAAGGGATCTCAGTTTTACCAAAATCCCCCAAAAATTTGCTGATCAAAAAGGAAGGGATTGCTCTACCTGAGTTTTTGTCTCCGGAGAAGTCGAAAAGTATTCCGCTTACTTTTCCTTTTTCTAATAGAACTTCTCCGTTACCGTTTAATGTCTCAGTGGAGTTCACATCTAATACAGGAAGTTCTACCATTCCTTGAGGATATTGGTCCAGATCCATACTGATTAGAGCGCCTGAAGCGGATTGGATAGAACCGGAATTGTCCAATTGGTAGATGGAAACTTGTCTAGGATAATCTATTTCTTTCTGGAATTCAAAAGGAATTAGATCTTTAAAGAAGTTCTCTTCTTCGATTTTTAAAAGTGCCAGATCGGATTCCGAATCTTGTCTTGAAACGGTTGCCTTTGTCTCCGCATAGGAAGAATGTTTTTTAACTTCTATCAATGTGGAGTGGGTGAGTAGATGTGCCGGTAATAAGATCTTTTCGCCAGGCACTACGATCCCCACACCTCTTCTTACCTTTGGATTTTTCTTTTTCCAAGGGTTAAAATAATCAGGTTCTTGGTAAGAGATCTTTACTTGGACTATACTCTTTTTGTATTCTTCTTCCGTTTTTGCTTGGGATGCGATACCGTTCGATCCTACTTTCGGGGAAGGTTTCGGTTTTTTAGCGGATAATCCGGAGCTGAAAACACAAATGCTTATAATGACTAGAAGGATCTTGGATTTCACGTATTACTCCAAACCGTATGTGCTTCTGATCTGGGAATCCGCCTTTTGGGTTTCCTCCCGATCCAAGATCAATGGAAGATCTATATTCAAAAATTTTAATTTTAAAAATTTGGACTTGGATTCCGAAATAATCCTTTTTAGATCCGCTAGACTATTGATCGGCTCTCCGTTTACTGATTCCAAAACCAGGTTCAGGAAATAATCCGAGGAAGAATTTACCGGATGGGCTAATTTTCTGTAAAGAACCACATCCGCTTTTTTGGTCCTGCCGATCCCATCTTCTATAAAATAATCGTATCTGTATAAGAACTGGCTGCCACCTGAAGTGCTTCCACTTCTGCTCCAAGCGCCGAGAAGATCTCTAGTCATCTCTTGGAATAATAACCCGCCAATCATGGAATAATCGAAAGGATTATCGTATCTGTTTCTCATAAAATCGAAATCAGGCATTCTTTTGGCTTTAAATTCCACATCGATCAGTTTGCCGTTACGGAATACCTTGAATCGGATCGGTTCACCGGAATATTTATCATCTACAGTTTCCGTAAAATCTACTCGGGCATCCTTATCCAAAGTAATGGTCCCGTTTCTTCCGATTGTGAGACCGTCTATCTCTGTCAGATAATCTCCCTCTTTCAGATATCCATCTGCAGAACCGTTAGGAAGAATTCTGGTTACGAATACTCCTTCTAAACCTTCAGGAATACCTTTTGCTTTTCTGAGAGAAGTATTAAAAGAATTGAATGTTCCAATCCCAAGTTCCACGTAACCGTCGTATTTTCCGTCTTCTATATCTTTCAGAAAATGACGGATTACTTTTGTTGGGATGAGATAGCCAATATTCTCCCCTTTGGTAGCGACCTGGAAAGCGACCCCAACCACCTTATTGTTTTGGATCGCAGGTCCACCTGAGTTTCCCGGGTTGATCGCAGCGTCCACTTGTAAAACCAAGTGACTGTCTACGGAAGAATGTTCGTATTTGGATTGTTCTTTCCTGGAAACGATCCCTCTAGTTACGGAGACCTTATTTCCTCCGATCGGATATCCTACTACTATAAGAGAGGAATTCAGTTCAGGAATTTCGCCTAAACTTAAATCGGTCGAATCCTTATAAAATTCAGGATCTTCCGCTTCCAGTACTGCTAAGTCGCA
Above is a genomic segment from Leptospira selangorensis containing:
- a CDS encoding Fur family transcriptional regulator; protein product: MEEDKKSASRNTKQKGEILRVIRDAKGPLSVKEIHDISKKSIQNIGIATVYRSVNHLLESGSIHEIQLPGESSRFEISHLDHHHHFHCKVCDRVFDVEICPFPMENLPKGFTLDSHEIILYGVCSECNTSSK
- a CDS encoding AZOBR_p60025 family cell surface glycopolymer formation protein, which produces MSGFLSKFLPSESLKAEWISVLGNPKLVTAFFILLYSFSSFCVWKKYSWSPSSQVNFGKEFADQNKEQTPPGAIVFLGEEGNLGAGYDGQIFYYYSRMLSGFSLDWPNGFETSFRAPRIGYPLLVSPFGWFGMNATIIGMYILNLGIFYLSYLAIRDLLPDSKKYLSAFYLVSPFALGSYILLVSDTVMMGLSVLAYWSFIRKRFLTFSLLAGLAILTKEQAVFLFFPLGLSTVFQKDFKKSIWVASSLILPAAWSIYLRTQFPDWTPGSLGHFFDPFGGLLGYFGELQQAIVSGDRNLILLIKKFSRFPLVLLLLSGTYLLFKGDWKKGLVFRFGFGILLLTAYAGGYILYWATYENVSRMFTFSLPLLIFWEKEDDTLPSGTYWALTGIILVSFLIKLAFISKPLRHLVW
- a CDS encoding RNA recognition motif domain-containing protein translates to MQNRKLFVGNLNYSVRQQEISDLFANYGEVAYAKVIEGKGFGFVEMASEEQAENAKNSLNGTEFKGRTLNIDIAKPQTFNKPRRH
- a CDS encoding DUF4269 domain-containing protein, which gives rise to MTNRFSDCTSLLKDRKVLEILSEFSPEFVGSIPIGVDLPHSDIDIICELRPSILKVLESFSSYPSFQISEKVLGNIPSIICRFRLGSEKVEIVAQSLSPKKQIAYQHMIIEEKILKDKGETFRLSVLEKKKEGKNTEEAFAELLGLKGDPYSSLLEYGERE
- a CDS encoding LB_289 family protein, encoding MKRTELERRERDLRKAQKKQEALDKRGGGNGVGDFIDQLSGLFRYDATEIFNTKDDINILEVLEEMQVILPQKKWDDVLKKAIKKTGVVEKERAYKELIELLNVEEENEDEEEEVGV
- a CDS encoding S1C family serine protease — translated: MKSKILLVIISICVFSSGLSAKKPKPSPKVGSNGIASQAKTEEEYKKSIVQVKISYQEPDYFNPWKKKNPKVRRGVGIVVPGEKILLPAHLLTHSTLIEVKKHSSYAETKATVSRQDSESDLALLKIEEENFFKDLIPFEFQKEIDYPRQVSIYQLDNSGSIQSASGALISMDLDQYPQGMVELPVLDVNSTETLNGNGEVLLEKGKVSGILFDFSGDKNSGRAIPSFLISKFLGDFGKTEIPFKGFRYRPIMDKATKDYYSLKTKDQGILVAEILPDSSADGILKIGDVILEFGGKKIDSKGYFHHQKYGKQVLSYIAHIGDEFGYQIGKQIPIKIIRSGKEEEVQLTLKPFPYSSIRIPHRNLGSKAEYYFDGGFLFVELSEGYLLEWGKDWRSKVDRKLLYTFDYYKFSTGDKKEGKFVLLSQVIPDESNQGYHEVSGRLVDQVNGKPIQSIQDISNEVKSSKSRYITILLDDGTDVILDRESLSAANQRIQKEYRIPKSSMGSR
- a CDS encoding S1C family serine protease; this translates as MQILKSCLIVLVFSLHFPLFSEERSDFDHVRKAVVQIKVYSQAFSAFTPWATDGVRASSGTGFLIGNKRILTNAHVISNAKYVQVQRYNQTEWYRVKILHVAHDCDLAVLEAEDPEFYKDSTDLSLGEIPELNSSLIVVGYPIGGNKVSVTRGIVSRKEQSKYEHSSVDSHLVLQVDAAINPGNSGGPAIQNNKVVGVAFQVATKGENIGYLIPTKVIRHFLKDIEDGKYDGYVELGIGTFNSFNTSLRKAKGIPEGLEGVFVTRILPNGSADGYLKEGDYLTEIDGLTIGRNGTITLDKDARVDFTETVDDKYSGEPIRFKVFRNGKLIDVEFKAKRMPDFDFMRNRYDNPFDYSMIGGLLFQEMTRDLLGAWSRSGSTSGGSQFLYRYDYFIEDGIGRTKKADVVLYRKLAHPVNSSSDYFLNLVLESVNGEPINSLADLKRIISESKSKFLKLKFLNIDLPLILDREETQKADSQIRSTYGLE